The following are encoded together in the Cohaesibacter gelatinilyticus genome:
- a CDS encoding MFS transporter codes for MSFASITSIKPRSLILLCLSQVAVLSLWFSASAVAPSLAQEFNLSGSDIALLSSMVQAGFVVGCLISAALGLADRTDPRLLYAICALTGAAANYAFIYVEPGTSLSVFLRLLTGAVIAGVYPVGMKIAMSWAGKDAGLLVGALVGSLMIGSAAPHLLAFWGNVDWRAVLSATSWISGLGGLTVLLVAIGPNYAKSPKFQMGLAFQAWTNKPIRLANFGYFGHMWEVYAMWAWIGIFLGASFEAAGLENAQSWASLMAFFSIAAGMPGSVLGGMIADRVGRTVMTSAVLAMSGFCCLIIGPAFGGSIVLVSLIALFWGATVSPDSAQFSTSVGELSKPEHRGTMLTMQTAIGFTLALVSVQLMPHWIDLVGWQWAFTPLVAGPVFGIASMLKLRQLPQSQQLANGRR; via the coding sequence ATGTCGTTCGCATCGATCACATCAATCAAGCCCCGATCCCTGATCCTGCTTTGCCTTAGTCAGGTGGCTGTCCTTTCTCTTTGGTTCTCAGCTTCCGCCGTTGCTCCAAGCCTTGCTCAAGAATTCAATCTCTCCGGCAGCGACATCGCGTTGCTTTCGTCCATGGTTCAAGCTGGTTTTGTCGTCGGCTGCCTGATCAGCGCCGCACTTGGCCTGGCTGATCGAACCGACCCGCGCCTGCTTTACGCCATTTGCGCGCTGACCGGTGCCGCCGCAAACTACGCATTCATTTATGTAGAACCAGGCACCAGCCTGTCCGTTTTCTTGCGTTTGCTTACCGGCGCAGTCATAGCTGGGGTCTATCCCGTTGGGATGAAAATCGCCATGAGCTGGGCGGGCAAAGATGCAGGTCTTCTGGTTGGAGCACTTGTTGGCTCGCTGATGATCGGCTCTGCGGCCCCCCATCTCCTCGCCTTTTGGGGAAATGTAGACTGGCGCGCGGTGCTCTCTGCAACCAGCTGGATTTCTGGCCTCGGCGGCCTTACTGTTCTTTTGGTTGCCATCGGCCCGAACTATGCCAAATCGCCAAAATTCCAAATGGGTCTGGCTTTTCAGGCTTGGACGAACAAGCCCATTCGCCTCGCTAATTTTGGCTATTTCGGCCATATGTGGGAGGTCTATGCCATGTGGGCCTGGATTGGCATCTTCCTTGGTGCCAGCTTTGAAGCTGCCGGTCTGGAAAATGCCCAAAGCTGGGCGTCCCTGATGGCCTTCTTCTCCATTGCGGCCGGCATGCCCGGCTCCGTTCTTGGTGGAATGATCGCAGACCGCGTTGGCCGTACGGTTATGACCAGTGCCGTGCTTGCCATGTCGGGATTCTGCTGCTTGATCATAGGTCCAGCCTTCGGCGGATCGATTGTTCTTGTCAGCCTGATCGCTCTGTTCTGGGGTGCAACTGTCTCCCCCGATAGCGCTCAATTCTCGACATCCGTTGGTGAATTGTCCAAACCAGAGCACAGAGGCACGATGCTGACCATGCAAACAGCCATCGGCTTCACCCTCGCTCTTGTCTCTGTACAACTCATGCCACATTGGATCGACCTTGTTGGCTGGCAATGGGCCTTCACCCCGCTGGTTGCAGGCCCGGTTTTCGGAATCGCCTCCATGCTAAAACTGAGACAACTCCCCCAATCCCAGCAGCTGGCAAATGGTCGCCGCTAA